One part of the Malus sylvestris chromosome 2, drMalSylv7.2, whole genome shotgun sequence genome encodes these proteins:
- the LOC126601064 gene encoding uncharacterized mitochondrial protein AtMg00810-like translates to MPFFTALFRKRLLMPGMINFFQTLISFGFENSKSDCSLFVQHKPSLIIVLVYVDDILVTGPHSSACQEFIHQLSTQFPVKDLGPLYFFLSLEIQRTTEGLFLSQGKYAHDLHVKTHMDGCKPCSTPLSTTKLDHTGPLLDNPSEYRSIVGALQYLTWTRPNISFAVNQVCQFFQCPRESHFQAVKRILRFLKGSAHQGLWFKKGSLHLTAFSDADWAGCIFDRRSTSGYCVYFGPNLISWSAKKQHTVARSSTEAEYRSLAYTAAELTWICKILHDLHFPLRQVPHIWCDNVSAISLASNPVFHARTKHVEIDYHYIRELDLANLVKVQHVSTHHQVADIHTKALPKSRFKLLQSKLSLGSPPFSLREDKGTPHS, encoded by the coding sequence GCTCCTCATGCCTGGTATGATAAACTTTTTTCAGACTCTGATCTCTTTTGGATTTGAAAACTCTAAATCTGATTGCTCTCTCTTTGTTCAACACAAACCCTCTCTGATTATCGTTCTagtgtatgttgatgatatccTAGTGACTGGTCCACATTCCTCTGCTTGTCAAGAGTTCATTCATCAGCTCAGCACTCAATTTCCTGTTAAAGATTTGGGTcctctttattttttccttagTCTTGAGATTCAACGAACTACTGAaggtctctttctctctcaaggGAAATATGCTCATGATCTGCATGTTAAAACTCATATGGATGGTTGCAAACCATGTTCCACTCCACTTAGCACAACTAAGTTGGATCACACTGGTCCCTTACTTGATAATCCATCCGAGTACAGATCTATTGTGGGTGCTTTACAGTACCTCACTTGGACCCGACCGAATATTTCGTTTGCTGTCAACCAAGTTTGTCAATTCTTTCAGTGTCCCCGAGAATCACATTTTCAAGCAGTCAAACGAATTTTACGTTTCCTCAAAGGTTCAGCTCATCAAGGTCTGTGGTTCAAGAAAGGTTCCTTACATCTTACCGCATtttctgatgctgattgggctggctGCATCTTTGACAGACGATCAACCAGTGGTTATTGTGTGTATTTTGGTCCTAACTTGATTAGCTGGAGTGCAAAGAAGCAACATACCGTTGCTCGATCGTCCACAGAAGCTGAATATCGTTCTCTTGCTTACACAGCTGCAGAATTGACATGGATCTGCAAAATTCTTCATGATCTCCATTTCCCACTTCGACAGGTGCCCCACATTTGGTGTGACAATGTCTCTGCCATTTCTTTGGCATCCAATCCCGTGTTTCATGCTCGAACGAAACATGTCGAGATTGATTACCATTATATAAGAGAACTTGATTTAGCCAATCTGGTTAAAGTGCAACATGTCAGTACTCATCATCAAGTTGCTGATATTCATACCAAGGCACTTCCCAAATCCAGATTCAAGTTGTTACAGTCCAAGCTTTCTCTCGGGTCTCCTCCGTTTAGCTTGAGGGAGGATAAAGGGACACCTCACTCTTAG